The region TCACGGACCGGCCCGGTTTCACGCCCATGATCGCCCGCCTGGTCGGCATGATGACCTACACGCGCGAGACGACCCTGGAGGCCGTGCAGGGCTGGACGCCAGAGGAACTGGACCTGATTCCGGACGGGCACGCGAACAGCGCCGGGATGCTGCTGGCGCACATGGCGGCGGTGGAGCGCATCTACCAGCTGATCAGTGACGGGCACCCGGACCCGGATTCAGCGCTGGAAGCCCACCACTGGCCGGGCCTGAACCTCGGGCAGCAGGGCCGCGCGGAGGTCCGGGGGCGGCCCCTGCGGCACTACCTGGAGGAACTGGCCCGCGTGCGCGCCGGAACGCTGGAACTCCTGGCCGCGCGGGACGACGCATGGCTGGACGAACCCCTCCCCTTCTGGGGGGGCACGGGCAACCGGCACTTCATGTGGTTCCACGTGTTCGAGGACGAGATCAACCACCGGGGCCAGCTGCGGCTGCTGCGGCGGCACCAGCCGGGGTTACAGGGGCTGGGCCTGACGGGCGCATGGCTGGAACCACTCGCGGACGGGCGGGGCGTGCGCTGCCGCATGGTGCATGAGGGCAGCCCGGCCGAACAGGCAGGCCTGCGCGGCGGGGACGAGATCGTCGCCATCGACGGGGTGGACGTGCAGGCCGCCTACTTTCACGAGTTGCGGCTGGGAGCCGCGCCGGGCGTGAGCAGCACCTTCACGGTCCGGCGCGATGACGGCACGCAGGACGTGACCGTCACGCGCGTGGCGCGGCCCGGCTGAGAGGGGGTGGGCACCACTGCCTAGCGGAGCAGGTCGAGGAGTTCGCCGACGGTGTGGTGCGCTTCGAGGGGGTGGCGCAGGGGGGTGCTGGGCTGGAGGTGGTAGGTGTTGCGGCGGCCCTGGCGTTCGCGGGTGAGGACGCCGGCGTCTTCGAGGTCGCGGACGATGCGTTGCACGGCGCGTTCGGTGATGCCGACGCGGGTGGCGACTTCGCGGAGGGTGTCGCCTGGGTGCTGCTGGAGGCACAGCAGGACGTGGGTGTGGTTGGTGAGGAAGGTCCACGGGGCGGGCGTGGTCATGGGTGGCTTGACCCTAGCACACAAAATACGACATACTTTTCGCGTATTAGATTTCGCTCTTTGGAGGAGCCATGACGCAACTCACCCTCGACCCTGCCCACACCGCACCCCTCACCACCGTCGCCGTCGCCCACGGGGATGGCATCGGCCCGGAAATCATGGACGCCACCCTGCGGATCCTGGCCGCCGCCGGGGCGCGCCTCCAGCCCGTCCCGATCCGCATCGGTGAGGCCGTGTACCGCGAGGGCCACACCAGCGGCTTCACGCCGGACACCTGGGACACCCTGCGCGCGGCGGGCGTGCTGCTCAAGGCCCCCATCACCACCCCGCAGGGCGGCGGGTACAAGAGCCTGAACGTCACGCTACGCAAGACGCTGGGCCTGTACGCGAACGTCCGCCCGTGCCGTGCCTACGCGCCGTTCGTGCCCAGCCACCACGCGGGCACGGACGTGGTGATCATCCGCGAGAACGAGGAAGACCTGTACGCCGGCATCGAGCACCGCCAGACGCGCGAGGTCGTGCAGTGCCTGAAACTCGTCACGCGGGACGGCTGCGAGCGGATCGTGCGCTACGCCTTC is a window of Deinococcus grandis DNA encoding:
- a CDS encoding helix-turn-helix transcriptional regulator — protein: MTTPAPWTFLTNHTHVLLCLQQHPGDTLREVATRVGITERAVQRIVRDLEDAGVLTRERQGRRNTYHLQPSTPLRHPLEAHHTVGELLDLLR
- a CDS encoding DinB family protein, translated to MTSTLLTDRPGFTPMIARLVGMMTYTRETTLEAVQGWTPEELDLIPDGHANSAGMLLAHMAAVERIYQLISDGHPDPDSALEAHHWPGLNLGQQGRAEVRGRPLRHYLEELARVRAGTLELLAARDDAWLDEPLPFWGGTGNRHFMWFHVFEDEINHRGQLRLLRRHQPGLQGLGLTGAWLEPLADGRGVRCRMVHEGSPAEQAGLRGGDEIVAIDGVDVQAAYFHELRLGAAPGVSSTFTVRRDDGTQDVTVTRVARPG